In Massilia violaceinigra, one DNA window encodes the following:
- a CDS encoding helicase-related protein, producing MTASLTQQLPPSTTDDSDDDALIAELGFDHQQVRLVKMEGRVFLQFSGEVDEGGLNVPYHLVPAQGVLAKPSKWRKMDPDAKRALLRERVTPRAIDDLHQSVRVFVRDMSGECEDQNLDAATFLGPLFEVDTSEPASYLFERIEQRVAHAVERAQEERHAERTRASINLAEYPDSFEVARRLPRKFIALLGPTNSGKTHRAMEALAKAKSGVYLAPLRLLALENFERLQSARPHGKPLAVSLVTGEERRIADDATHVASTVEMLDTRTPVEVAIIDEIQMLADRDRGSAWTAAVCGAPASVVYLVGAPEARRAIEALAERLECPLEVHMLKRMAPLSMEPGAVRKLRNLKRGDAVICFSRREVLMWRDMITEMGLSVATVYGNLAPEVRRAQAERFREGKADIVVGTDALAMGLNMPIERIVMTTSVKYNGVEEEEISASLARQIAGRAGRYGVHEEGKVAGYDDETHEVMRALLKEKLAPLNATGFSVAPSVEHLHRIAAVTGETSLVRLLRRFVHNIDVPDGFFYPRITEEQAERAVWLDTLPLSVAEKFMLSLVPVSTKVPSLQRAWEMWAQSLAKKKICKLHEDTGQQAWQNLQEVEDSCRLYSAYAWLAYRAPDFFPSVALAQELARSASERVDSILQSQKAAARKRHDKKFR from the coding sequence ATGACAGCATCCTTAACTCAGCAATTGCCTCCTTCCACCACCGACGACAGCGACGACGATGCCCTCATCGCCGAACTGGGCTTCGACCATCAGCAGGTGCGCCTGGTGAAGATGGAGGGGCGGGTGTTCCTGCAATTTTCCGGCGAGGTCGATGAAGGCGGCCTGAATGTGCCTTACCACCTCGTGCCTGCCCAGGGCGTGCTGGCCAAGCCGAGCAAGTGGCGCAAGATGGATCCGGACGCCAAGCGCGCCCTGCTGCGCGAACGGGTCACTCCGCGCGCCATCGATGACCTGCACCAGAGCGTGCGTGTGTTCGTGCGCGATATGTCCGGCGAGTGCGAGGACCAGAACCTCGATGCCGCTACCTTCCTCGGCCCGCTGTTCGAGGTCGATACGTCCGAGCCGGCCAGCTATCTGTTCGAGCGCATCGAGCAGCGCGTCGCCCACGCCGTCGAGCGCGCCCAGGAGGAGCGTCACGCCGAGCGCACCCGCGCCAGCATCAACCTGGCCGAGTATCCCGATTCCTTCGAGGTGGCGCGCCGCTTGCCGCGCAAGTTCATCGCCTTGCTCGGCCCGACCAATTCCGGCAAGACGCACCGCGCGATGGAAGCCTTGGCCAAGGCCAAGAGCGGGGTCTATCTGGCGCCGCTGCGCCTGCTGGCGCTGGAAAACTTCGAGCGCCTGCAAAGCGCGCGCCCGCACGGCAAGCCGCTGGCGGTCAGCCTGGTCACGGGCGAGGAGCGCCGCATTGCGGACGATGCCACCCACGTGGCCAGCACGGTCGAAATGCTCGATACCCGCACGCCGGTCGAGGTCGCCATCATCGATGAAATCCAGATGCTGGCCGACCGCGACCGCGGCTCGGCCTGGACCGCTGCCGTGTGCGGCGCCCCGGCCTCGGTGGTCTACCTGGTCGGCGCCCCGGAAGCGCGGCGCGCGATCGAGGCGCTGGCCGAGCGCCTCGAATGCCCGCTGGAGGTGCACATGCTCAAGCGCATGGCGCCGCTGTCGATGGAGCCCGGCGCGGTGCGCAAGTTGCGCAACCTCAAGCGCGGCGATGCGGTGATCTGCTTTTCGCGGCGCGAGGTGCTGATGTGGCGCGACATGATCACGGAAATGGGCTTGTCGGTGGCGACCGTGTACGGCAACCTGGCGCCCGAGGTGCGGCGCGCCCAGGCCGAACGCTTCCGCGAGGGCAAGGCCGATATCGTGGTCGGCACCGATGCGCTGGCCATGGGCCTGAACATGCCGATCGAGCGCATCGTGATGACCACCAGCGTCAAGTACAACGGCGTGGAGGAAGAGGAAATTTCAGCCTCGCTGGCACGCCAGATCGCCGGCCGCGCCGGACGCTACGGCGTGCACGAGGAGGGCAAGGTGGCCGGTTACGATGACGAGACGCACGAGGTCATGCGCGCGCTGCTCAAGGAAAAGCTGGCACCGCTCAACGCCACCGGCTTTTCGGTCGCGCCATCGGTCGAGCATCTGCACCGCATCGCGGCCGTGACCGGTGAAACGTCGCTGGTGCGCCTGCTCAGGCGCTTCGTCCACAATATCGATGTGCCGGACGGTTTTTTCTATCCGCGCATTACCGAGGAGCAGGCCGAGCGCGCCGTGTGGCTCGATACCTTGCCGCTGTCGGTGGCCGAGAAATTCATGCTGTCGCTGGTGCCGGTGTCGACCAAGGTGCCGTCGCTGCAGCGCGCATGGGAAATGTGGGCGCAGTCGCTGGCGAAGAAAAAAATCTGCAAGCTGCACGAGGATACGGGCCAGCAGGCCTGGCAGAACCTGCAGGAGGTGGAGGATAGCTGCCGCCTGTATTCGGCGTACGCCTGGCTGGCTTACCGCGCGCCGGATTTCTTTCCGAGTGTCGCGCTGGCGCAGGAGCTGGCACGCAGCGCGTCGGAACGGGTCGATTCGATCCTGCAGTCGCAAAAGGCGGCGGCTCGCAAGCGTCACGACAAGAAGTTCCGATAA
- a CDS encoding KGG domain-containing protein — protein sequence MASNNNQGGNNQGSNKGNNQSDSGSQSGSKGGQGNNQSDTSNRGFASMDPEQQREIAAEGGRAAHASGNAHEFTSEEAREAGKLSHSGGGNQQSGSGSNKQSDSDSGSSRGSSASNKSDSDSGSSRGSSASNKSDSDSGTSRGGNKQSGSSDDDSSSGGKSGGSNNASSGGSKSGSGSGSGSGSKGSK from the coding sequence ATGGCATCGAACAACAACCAAGGCGGCAACAATCAAGGTAGCAACAAAGGTAACAACCAGTCGGACAGCGGTTCGCAAAGCGGCAGCAAGGGCGGCCAGGGTAACAACCAGAGCGATACCAGCAACCGCGGCTTTGCCTCGATGGATCCTGAGCAGCAGCGCGAAATCGCAGCCGAAGGCGGCCGCGCAGCCCACGCTTCGGGCAATGCCCATGAGTTCACCTCGGAAGAAGCCCGCGAAGCAGGCAAGCTGAGCCACAGCGGCGGCGGCAACCAGCAAAGCGGCTCCGGCAGCAACAAGCAGAGCGATTCGGATAGTGGTTCGTCGCGTGGCTCGTCGGCCAGCAACAAGAGCGATTCGGACAGCGGTTCCTCGCGTGGCTCATCGGCCAGTAACAAGAGCGATTCCGACAGCGGCACCTCGCGCGGCGGCAACAAGCAAAGCGGCTCCTCGGACGACGATTCGTCTTCAGGCGGCAAATCGGGCGGCTCCAACAATGCCAGCTCGGGCGGTTCGAAATCGGGTTCCGGTTCAGGCTCAGGCTCGGGAAGCAAGGGCTCCAAATAA
- a CDS encoding carbohydrate-binding protein, which yields MEPTLHRDLSIGLPRLACAVAGALFSAACAAQTALPGKLEAESFASMQGVATEATSDAGGGANVGWIETNDWMNYSVNPATSGWYTVQYRVASGGSSGQLVLSQNAKDISEAVGVPNTGGWQTWSTISSRVFLNAGPQNLAVFAKGGGFNLNWINFTAENAPAALPAIRQNGRYWVDSSGKRVNLRGVNLGNWLQMEFWMLNNSMSTSNGPVNDQCTLEGTLAGRFGNAEKERLMGVYRDSWITTRDFDLIKGMGMNVIRVPFYFSLVENEYSPYNLRADAWKHLDFAINEAEKRGMYVILDLHGTVGGQAGEKEQHDGCVGPAQLWSNAGYRDRTKWLWDKIAERYRGRNAVAAYDLLNEPWGTDATTLANYAYELFNVVRAKDPNHVILLPGHNSGIDAYGNPNTRGLTNVAFWMHFYPGLWGWNEVQGAANQANMHANWLHCNPNGTGESCDWNAKLTGLNTPFLIGEFQPWTLLGSYGGQITRKTYDAYNMYGWAATNWAYKNVTYGGSNGDTNAWGWGMVTNSSNGGAMGSLNVSTASSAQIESYFRAFATQPLVRNESIAYWMNWKPEVGARIEAEMFTTHSGMRMETTTDAGGGFNVSNIDNNDWMSYPINVPKAGWYKLQFRVASIYNGGQFALSKNGSDLATVTVPNTGGWQNWQTVTGRAYLEAGQQDLAIYARVGGWNMNWLQMNAE from the coding sequence ATGGAACCTACCCTTCACAGGGACTTGAGCATCGGGCTGCCGCGATTGGCCTGTGCCGTGGCCGGCGCCTTGTTCAGCGCGGCGTGCGCTGCACAGACAGCCTTGCCCGGCAAACTCGAAGCGGAGAGCTTCGCGTCGATGCAGGGCGTGGCCACCGAAGCGACGTCGGACGCGGGTGGCGGCGCCAACGTGGGCTGGATCGAGACCAACGACTGGATGAATTATTCGGTCAATCCGGCCACCAGCGGCTGGTACACGGTGCAGTACCGGGTGGCCTCGGGTGGCAGCAGCGGCCAGCTGGTGCTCAGCCAGAATGCCAAGGACATCAGCGAGGCGGTGGGCGTGCCCAACACCGGCGGCTGGCAGACCTGGTCGACCATCAGCTCGCGCGTGTTCCTCAATGCCGGGCCGCAGAACCTGGCCGTGTTCGCCAAGGGAGGCGGATTCAACCTGAACTGGATCAACTTCACTGCCGAGAACGCCCCGGCCGCCCTGCCGGCGATCCGCCAGAACGGACGCTACTGGGTCGACAGCAGCGGCAAGCGCGTCAATCTGCGTGGCGTCAACCTGGGCAACTGGCTGCAGATGGAGTTCTGGATGCTGAACAACAGCATGTCGACCAGCAACGGACCGGTCAACGACCAGTGCACGCTCGAAGGCACGCTGGCGGGGCGCTTCGGTAATGCGGAGAAGGAACGCCTGATGGGCGTGTACCGCGACAGCTGGATCACCACGCGCGACTTCGACCTGATCAAGGGCATGGGCATGAACGTGATCCGCGTGCCGTTCTACTTCAGTCTGGTGGAAAACGAATACAGCCCTTACAACCTGCGCGCGGACGCCTGGAAGCATCTCGATTTCGCCATCAACGAGGCGGAAAAACGCGGCATGTACGTGATCCTCGACCTGCACGGCACCGTCGGCGGCCAGGCGGGGGAGAAGGAGCAGCACGATGGCTGCGTCGGGCCGGCGCAGCTGTGGTCGAACGCGGGCTACCGCGACCGCACCAAGTGGCTGTGGGACAAGATCGCCGAGCGCTACAGGGGCCGCAACGCCGTGGCCGCCTACGACTTGCTCAACGAGCCGTGGGGGACGGACGCGACCACCCTGGCCAATTACGCGTACGAACTGTTCAACGTGGTGCGCGCGAAAGACCCGAACCACGTGATTCTGCTGCCGGGCCACAACAGCGGCATCGATGCCTACGGCAATCCGAACACGCGCGGGCTGACCAATGTGGCGTTCTGGATGCACTTCTATCCCGGCCTGTGGGGCTGGAACGAAGTGCAGGGCGCCGCCAACCAGGCCAACATGCACGCCAACTGGCTGCACTGCAATCCCAACGGCACGGGTGAGAGCTGCGACTGGAACGCCAAGCTCACCGGCTTGAACACGCCCTTCCTGATCGGCGAATTCCAGCCCTGGACTTTGCTGGGCAGCTACGGCGGACAGATTACCCGCAAGACCTACGATGCCTACAATATGTACGGCTGGGCGGCGACCAACTGGGCGTACAAGAACGTGACCTACGGCGGCTCGAATGGCGATACCAATGCCTGGGGCTGGGGCATGGTGACCAACAGCAGCAATGGCGGCGCGATGGGAAGCCTGAACGTCAGCACGGCGTCGAGCGCGCAGATCGAGAGCTATTTCCGCGCTTTCGCCACGCAGCCGCTGGTACGCAATGAAAGCATTGCGTACTGGATGAACTGGAAACCGGAAGTAGGTGCGCGCATCGAGGCGGAAATGTTTACCACGCACAGCGGCATGCGCATGGAAACGACGACCGACGCGGGCGGCGGATTCAATGTGAGCAATATCGATAACAATGACTGGATGAGCTATCCGATCAATGTGCCCAAGGCCGGGTGGTACAAGCTGCAATTCCGGGTTGCCAGCATCTACAACGGTGGGCAATTCGCATTGAGCAAGAACGGCAGCGACCTGGCGACGGTGACCGTGCCCAATACCGGTGGATGGCAGAACTGGCAGACGGTGACTGGGCGGGCGTATCTGGAAGCCGGTCAGCAGGACCTGGCGATTTACGCGCGCGTTGGCGGCTGGAACATGAACTGGCTGCAGATGAACGCGGAGTAG
- a CDS encoding hemerythrin domain-containing protein has protein sequence MRTSSSTTRTTPKAVPGGQEAQDAIALLIEDHENVKQMFEQFEGLGDRAHATKKKLAMQICTELTKHATAEEEIFYPAVRAATKKNEDLVDEATVEHASAKDLIAQIMEMEATEELFDAKVKVLSEMIEHHVEEEENEMFPKARDAGLDLEALGQQIAERKAQITV, from the coding sequence ATGAGAACCTCATCGTCGACCACCCGTACTACGCCAAAGGCAGTCCCAGGCGGCCAGGAAGCCCAGGATGCGATTGCGCTGCTGATTGAAGACCACGAGAACGTCAAGCAGATGTTCGAACAGTTTGAAGGCCTGGGCGACCGTGCTCATGCAACCAAGAAAAAATTGGCCATGCAGATCTGTACCGAGTTGACCAAGCACGCGACGGCCGAAGAAGAAATTTTCTACCCAGCAGTGCGCGCCGCCACCAAGAAGAATGAAGATCTGGTGGACGAAGCAACTGTCGAGCACGCATCAGCGAAAGACTTGATCGCGCAGATCATGGAAATGGAAGCGACCGAAGAGCTGTTCGATGCCAAAGTGAAAGTGCTGTCCGAGATGATCGAGCATCACGTCGAGGAAGAAGAAAACGAAATGTTTCCGAAGGCACGCGATGCCGGCCTGGATCTGGAAGCGCTGGGGCAGCAGATTGCCGAGCGCAAGGCGCAGATCACGGTGTAA
- a CDS encoding penicillin-binding protein 1A has product MGEERNLAGRLQQGLRAAGEQLGRGRAYLMAQPVYKRIGLTLLWCIAAPVALLLVWVLILIPFTPGVADLKQARAAKASILVSADGKELASFEEGLQERVTLAQISPHMIAALIATEDHRFKDHHGIDYKRTLASVVYTLGGDPQGGSTITQQLARNMFPEEIGRSRNLNRKLKEMITAVKIESAYSKDEILEAYLNTVPFLYNTFGIEMAARTYFDTTASKLDILESATLVGMLKGTNYYNPVSNPQRSVQRRNVVLAQMRKHGMLDEKRYESLRKKPLRVSFSRQAERSPTDTHFTAYVRKWLIEWADKNDYNVQSDGLVVHTTLDYAMQEAAMKAVERQGNALQIIADVEWSQPDSGGSGSAGAYAGMHGSITPFEYFWRSKGTLVNAFIRETPEYKKAIENGDTGLVALKRLKSDRAFIARLRAAKTRLETGFVAMDPDSGHIKAWIGSRDFHKEQYDHVVQAARQPGSTFKPIVYGAALEKGFAPNRPYRDAVMNIKAGDGTIWRPTDMSGSSGNQMTMHDGLVFSKNTITAQVMQDVGLPGIIKLARDLGIRESKLEKVPSLALGTSPVTLLEMVNAYSSIAAQGQYRKPVFVTKITDRAGKVVAHFGEPVSEQAMTAENAASLIDMMRGVINRGTGTAIRYRFGINGDVAGKTGTTQNNADGWFIMMHPKLVAGAWVGFNDNRVTMRSNYWGQGGHNAILVVGDFFKAAIADGKVDAAAVFPGGRRPAPVVQEEDPGDISEEAGEMQQEGVPPPPPPPTDPDDMEAEGEEPMTGDRADPSSGQLPLPLPMPPSAPPPESDSGAPPLQRE; this is encoded by the coding sequence GTGGGTGAAGAACGCAATCTGGCAGGACGGCTGCAGCAGGGCCTGCGCGCCGCTGGCGAGCAACTTGGCCGCGGCCGCGCGTATCTGATGGCGCAGCCGGTGTATAAACGCATCGGACTGACGCTGCTGTGGTGTATTGCCGCACCCGTGGCGCTGCTGCTGGTGTGGGTGCTGATCCTGATCCCTTTCACCCCCGGCGTGGCCGACCTGAAGCAGGCGCGTGCAGCCAAGGCGTCAATCCTGGTCTCGGCCGACGGCAAGGAGCTGGCCAGCTTTGAAGAGGGTTTGCAGGAACGCGTGACCCTGGCGCAGATTTCACCCCACATGATCGCCGCGCTGATCGCCACCGAAGACCACCGCTTCAAGGACCACCACGGTATCGATTACAAGCGCACCCTGGCCTCGGTTGTTTACACGCTCGGCGGCGACCCGCAGGGCGGCTCGACCATTACCCAGCAGCTGGCGCGCAATATGTTCCCGGAAGAGATAGGCCGCTCGCGCAACCTCAACCGCAAGCTCAAGGAAATGATTACGGCAGTCAAGATCGAATCGGCCTACAGCAAGGACGAGATCCTGGAAGCCTATCTGAACACGGTGCCTTTCCTGTACAACACCTTCGGCATCGAAATGGCAGCGCGTACGTATTTCGATACCACGGCCTCCAAACTCGATATTCTGGAAAGCGCCACCCTGGTGGGCATGCTCAAGGGCACCAACTACTACAATCCCGTGAGCAATCCCCAGCGCTCGGTGCAGCGCCGCAACGTGGTGCTGGCCCAGATGCGCAAGCACGGCATGCTCGACGAGAAGCGCTACGAGAGCCTGCGCAAAAAGCCGCTGCGCGTATCCTTCTCGCGCCAGGCCGAGCGCAGCCCGACCGACACCCATTTCACCGCCTACGTGCGCAAGTGGCTGATCGAATGGGCCGACAAGAACGACTACAACGTGCAGAGCGACGGCCTGGTGGTGCACACCACGCTCGACTACGCCATGCAGGAAGCGGCCATGAAGGCGGTCGAGCGCCAGGGCAATGCCTTGCAGATCATTGCCGACGTCGAATGGTCGCAGCCCGACAGCGGCGGTTCCGGCTCGGCCGGCGCCTACGCGGGCATGCACGGATCGATCACGCCGTTCGAGTATTTCTGGCGTTCCAAAGGGACGCTGGTCAACGCCTTCATCCGCGAAACGCCCGAGTACAAAAAAGCCATCGAAAACGGCGACACCGGACTGGTGGCGCTCAAGCGGCTCAAGTCGGACCGCGCGTTTATTGCCCGCTTACGCGCCGCCAAGACGCGCCTGGAGACCGGCTTTGTGGCGATGGACCCGGACAGCGGCCACATCAAGGCATGGATCGGCAGCCGCGACTTTCATAAAGAACAGTACGACCACGTGGTGCAGGCCGCGCGCCAGCCCGGCTCGACCTTCAAGCCGATCGTCTATGGCGCCGCGCTGGAAAAAGGCTTCGCGCCCAACCGTCCGTATCGCGACGCGGTGATGAACATCAAGGCGGGCGACGGCACCATCTGGCGCCCGACCGACATGAGCGGTTCGAGCGGCAACCAGATGACCATGCACGATGGCCTGGTGTTTTCCAAAAATACCATTACCGCCCAGGTGATGCAGGATGTCGGGCTGCCCGGCATCATCAAGCTGGCGCGCGACCTCGGCATCCGCGAGAGCAAGCTGGAAAAGGTACCCTCGCTGGCCCTGGGCACAAGTCCCGTGACCCTGCTGGAAATGGTCAATGCCTACAGCAGCATCGCGGCCCAGGGGCAGTACCGCAAACCTGTGTTCGTCACCAAAATCACGGACCGGGCGGGCAAGGTGGTGGCGCATTTCGGCGAACCGGTGTCGGAGCAGGCGATGACGGCGGAGAACGCGGCCAGCCTGATCGACATGATGCGCGGCGTGATCAACCGCGGTACGGGCACGGCCATCCGCTATCGCTTCGGCATCAATGGCGACGTTGCCGGCAAGACGGGCACCACCCAGAATAATGCCGATGGCTGGTTCATCATGATGCATCCCAAGCTGGTGGCAGGCGCCTGGGTCGGCTTCAACGACAACCGCGTCACCATGCGCAGCAATTACTGGGGGCAGGGCGGCCACAATGCGATCCTGGTGGTGGGCGACTTCTTCAAGGCGGCGATTGCTGATGGGAAAGTTGATGCCGCCGCCGTGTTCCCGGGCGGACGTCGCCCGGCGCCGGTGGTGCAGGAAGAAGATCCGGGCGATATCAGCGAAGAAGCGGGCGAAATGCAGCAGGAAGGCGTGCCGCCACCGCCGCCGCCGCCGACCGATCCGGACGACATGGAAGCGGAAGGAGAAGAGCCGATGACGGGCGATCGCGCCGATCCTTCGTCCGGTCAGCTGCCCTTGCCGCTACCAATGCCGCCGTCCGCGCCGCCACCTGAATCCGATTCCGGCGCGCCGCCGCTCCAGCGCGAATAA